The nucleotide window CCGGCAGAGGCACCACGCGGATCCCCGCTTCGCGGCAGGTACGCACCAGATGGTAGCCAGGGTCGTTAATCAACGGCGTCCCCGCGTCGGATACCAGCGCAATGTTCTGCCCTTCTTTCAGCTTCGCCACCAGCGTTTCCGCTTTTTGTTGCTCATTGTGATCGTGAAGGGCGAACATTCGGGCGTTAATCGCAAAGTGTTGCAGCAGTAAACCGGTATGACGGGTATCTTCAGCTGCAATCAAATCAACAGCTTGCAACACAGTGAGCGCACGTTGGGTAATATCAGACAAATTCCCGATAGGAGTAGGTACAATATAAAGCTGGCCTTGAGAATTATCTGCCGTTTCGTGTTGTTTCATTGTTTAGTCCGTATTACCGATTTAATATTGAGCATTGCGTAAAAAATCACTGGATACAGTATGGTACCGTTAACGTTTCTTCGAAAAAAAGCCACGCGCAGCGTGCCGCTTCTGCTGGCAGCCCTGATCTTCGCAGGCTGTGGCACCCAGGCACCCGATCAAACCACTGCCCATATGCAGGGTTCAGCCCAGGCTGATTCTGGCTTTTATCTGCAACAAATGTCGCAGAGTTCAAATGATACCAAGACCAACTGGCAATTACTCGCCATTCGTGCACTCCTGAAAGAGGGGAAAACCCAGCAGGCTGCCGAACTGTTCAACCAGTTGCCGAAAGATCTTAACGACACTCAGCGTCGTGAGCAGGAGCTGCAGTCTGCCGAACTGAAAGTGGCATTGAAAGATTTCGCGGCTGCGAAAAAGATCCTCGGTAATATCGACGTGAGCACGCTTGATAAAAACCAGCAGGCTCGTTTCTGGCAGGCCGGTATCGCCGCTGAGCAGGGCCATCCTTCCCTGACGCTGCTGCGTGCTCTGGTCGCTCAGGAGCCCCTCCTCGGTGGGACGGACAAGCAGAAAAATATTGATGCTACCTGGCAGACGCTCGCCTCCATGACTCAGGAGCAGGCCCAGGCGCTGGTCATCAATGCAGACGAAAACGTGTTGCAGGGCTGGCTGGACTTACAGCAAATGTGGTTTAACAACCGCAACGATCCGAAGATGCTGAAAGCGGGTATTACCGACTGGCAAACCCGCTACCCACAAAACCCAGGTGCGAAAATGCTGCCAACGCAGCTGGTAAACGTGCAGAACTTTAAACCTGCATCCACCAGCAAAATCGCTCTGCTCCTGCCGTTGAATGGCCAGGCGGCGGTGTTTGGCCGTACCATTCAGCAAGGCTTTGAAGCGGCGAAAAACGGTACTCCTGCGGTAACAGGCAGTGCCGTTCCTGCTCAGGCGGCCCAGGCCGCGAACGTGAACGAGGTGGTCAGCCCTTCCACCGCAGAGACCAGTGACCTGACGACAGCACAAACGCCAGCTCAGGGCACCATGCAGAACCCGGTCACCGCGCCTGCCACGCCTGCAGCTGCACCTGCTGTCACACCTGCCCCGGCGGCTCAAGCTCCGGTGGCAACACCGGCTGCTCCAGCGACCAGCACCGCAGTAGCACCGCAACCACAGACTACTCAACCTGCGCCTGCACCTGCACCTGCACCTGCACCTGCACCTGCACCTGCACCTGCACCGCAGCAGGCAGCACAGCCCCAGAGTGTGGCAACCACCAGCGCCAACCCGGGCACTGAGCTGAAAATCTACGACACCAGCTCTCAGCCGCTCGATCAGGTTCTGGCGCAGGTTCAGCAGGACGGTGCAAGCATCGTTGTTGGCCCACTGCTGAAAAATAACGTGGAATCGCTGATGAAGAGCAATACCACGCTGAACGTGCTGGCGCTCAACCAGCCAGAGCAGGTTCAAAACCGTGCCAATATCTGCTACTTCGCCCTTTCACCGGAAGATGAAGCCCGCGATGCGGCACGTCATATTCACGAGCAGGGTAAACAGGCTCCACTGTTGCTGATCCCACGTAGTTCGCTGGGCGATCGTGTCGCCACTGCGTTTGCCGGAGAGTGGCAGAAACTGGGCGGCGGTATTGTGCTGCAGCAAAAATTTGGCTCGACCTCTGAACTGAGAGCGGGCGTAAATGGCGGCACAGGTATCGCCCTTAATGGCAGCCCGGTCTCTGCCAGCCTGCCACAACAGCAAGGCGTAACTATCGGCGGCCTGACCATTCCTGCCCCACCAACCGACGCGCAAATCAGCGGTGGCGGCAAAGTGGACGCGGCCTATATTGTGGCCACACCGGAAGAAATTGCCTTCATCAAGCCAATGATTGCTATGCGTAACGGTAGCCAGAGCGGCGCAACGCTTTACGCCAGCTCCCGCAGCGCACAAGGTACTGCCGGCCCGGATTTCCGTCTGGAAATGGAAGGTCTGCAATACAGCGAAATCCCTATGCTGGCAGGCAGCAATCCTGCACTGATGCAGCAAGCGCTGAGTACCGTGCATAACGATTACTCTCTGGCGCGGCTGTATGCGATGGGTGTCGATGCGTGGGCGCTGGCGAACCACTTTACCCAGATGCGCCAGGTGCCAGGCTTTGAGCTGAACGGCAACACGGGCGATCTGACGGCAACTCAGGACTGCGTGATTAACAGGAAGTTATCATGGCTCAAATACCAGCAGGGGCAAATCGTCCCGGCCAGTTAAGCCGCAAAGAGACCGGTGACGCGTGGGAGTTAAAAGCGCGTCGCTGGCTTGAAGGCAAAGGACTGCGCTTTATCGCCGCTAACGTTCGCGGACGTGGCGGCGAAATCGACCTGATCATGAAAGACGGTCAAATTATCGTGTTTGTTGAAGTACGCTACCGACAGTCTTCCCGTTTTGGCGGTGCTGCCGCCAGCGTGACGCTCGCCAAACAACATAAATTATTACAGACTGCCCACTTGTGGCTTGCCCGCCATAATGGGAGTTTTGATACTGTGGATTGCCGTTTCGATGTGATAGCCTTCACCGGAAGTGAGATCGAATGGCTTAAAAACGCGTTTGGCGAAGGCGCATAAATAAGATTTAAAGGGATAACGTGCTCGAAAGAATTAAAGTGTGCTTCACAGAAAGCATTCAGACTCAGATTGCTGCGGCGGAAGCCCTCCCGGACGCGATCTCCCGCGCAGCAATGACGCTGGTACAGTCTCTGTTGAACGGCAACAAAATCCTCTGTTGTGGCAATGGCACCTCGGCCGCCAACGCACAGCATTTTGCTGCCAGCATGATCAACCGTTTTGAAACAGAACGCCCCAGTTTACCGGCCATTGCACTAAATACCGATAATGTGGTCTTAACAGCGATTGCTAACGATCGTCTGCATGACGAGATTTATGCGAAGCAGGTACGTGCCCTGGGTCATGCCGGAGATGTGCTACTGGCGATCTCCACGCGCGGTAACAGCCGGGATATCGTCAAAGCCGTTGAAGCCGCCGTCACTCGCGACATGACCATCGTTGCATTAACCGGCTATGACGGTGGTGAACTGGCGGGGCTGCTTGGGCCGCAGGATGTGGAAATTCGCATCCCTTCTCACCGTAGTGCGCGTATTCAGGAAATGCATATGCTGACGGTAAACTGCTTATGCGACCTGATCGATAACACGCTTTTTCCTCACCAGGATGATTAAGGAGTACTAATGAAGGCTTTATCGACCCTCGCAGTCCTTATGTCTGCACTGTTACTTCAGGGATGTATTGCTGCGGCCGTTGTCGGTACCGCAGCTGTAGGTACAAAGGCAGCAACCGACCCGCGTTCTGTGGGTACGCAGGTAGATGACGGTACGCTGGAGCTGCGCGTCAACAGTGCGCTGTCTAAAGATGAACAAATTAAGAAAGAAGCGCGCATCAACGTGACGGCTTATCAGGGCAAGGTGCTGCTGGCAGGCCAGGCACCGAATATGGAGCTCGCCTCACGTGCTAAACAGATTGCGATGGGTGTAGAAGGTACCACGGAAGTGTTTAATGAAGTGCGTCAGGGCCAGCCAATTGGCCTGGGCACGGCCTCTTCCGATACCTGGATCACCACCAAGGTACGTTCCCAGCTGTTGGGTACAGACCAGGTGAAATCCTCAAACGTGAAAGTGACGACCGAAAATGGCGAAGTGTTCCTGCTGGGTCTGGTCACCGATCGTGAAGGGAAAGCGGCTGCCGATATCGCCAGCCGGGTGAGCGGTGTGAAACACGTCACCACCGCGTTTACCTATATCAAGTAAGCAGAACGCAAAACTGCAGGCCCGGTAGGCGTCATCAACGCTACCGGGCTTTTTTATATCAGCGCAATACACCCCACAATCACCCCGCTTAACGCCACCAGCCCCGCAGTCAGCCACAGCGCTTTCGCCGGGAATGACTTTCTCAGCATGATAAGTGACGGCAGGCTGATCGCCGGCAGTGTGATGAGTAGCGCCAGCGCCGGGGCGGTTCCCATACCGGCCAGCATCATGGTTTGCACAATGGGGATTTCCGCCGCGGTTGGGATCACAAACAGGCAACCTGCAACCGCCATCGCCACTACCCACAGCAGCGTATTGTCGATTGCCCCGTCCGCATGCGGGAAGAGCCAGACACGCGCGGCCCCCAGAACCAGCACCGCCAGGATATAAACCGGGATTGTGCTCCAGAAAAGCTGCCACAGCGCACTCCCCCAACGCGCAAAGAAACCACCCTGCGGCTCCCCCATCTCCAGCTCGACAGGGGCTGGCTCAGGTTCGTTGTCTTTCACCAGGTTTTGTACCAGCGTCGCCACCACCAGCACCGTCAGAAGCCCAGCCACCAGACGGATAACGGCAAAATGCCAGCCAAGCACAAAGCCCATAAATACCAGCGTTGCCGGGTTTAACAGCGGGTTGCCCATCCAGAACGCGAGCGCACCGCCCATTGATACGCGCTGGCGACGCATTCCGGCGGCGACAGGTGCAGCACAGCAAGAACACATCATCCCCGGAAGGGCAAAAATCGTCCCCAGCAGGGTGCCCTGAAAACGTGGTTGACCCAGGGTTTTCACCAGCCAGTGACGCGGAATAAGAACCTGAATCAGCGACCCCAGGATCACGCCTAATACGGCAGCTTTCCAGACCGCAAGGAAATAGACCATCGCATAATCCCACGCCGCCTGCAGCGGGCTGGAATCGGCCTGAGTGAGAATGGATTTACCTATGCTGTGGGTATCGGCGGCGGTGAAAGCTTTACCGTAATACGGCTGCCATTTCACATACCAGAGGCCGACAATAACCACGAGAAAGAAGAGTGCGGGTTTCCACCATTGAACAGGTGTTGCCGCCTGAGATGAAGACTGACCAGTCATAGCATTCCCCGGAGAGTGTTAGAATTAGCCGGGGGAGTTTACGCCTCGCCCTGAGCGATTTCACGCAGTTTTGCCGAAGGGATGATATTCACCCCCTCCTGAGACGGAGCCAGCGCTTCTTTCAGCATCGCGCGCGCCACATCCCGCGCTTCAATAGATTTCCAGTTACCGGGCAGCAACGTAAACAACGGAGCGAAGACAGATTCATTAAAACGCCGTTTTTCGCGGTGCCCAAGCAGCATAGAGGGGCGGACGATCGTCAGGTATTCCCACTTCTGCGCGATCAGCGCCTTCTCCATCTTTCCTTTTACCTTGTTATAGAAAAAGGGAGAGTTTGCATTTGCCCCCATCGAACTGACCACCACCAGATGTCTGGCACCCAGCTTTTTGGCTCTGAGCGCAGTATCAATAACCAGCGCATAATCGGCATGCACAAACGCTGCTTTACTGCCCGCGTCACGCCGGGTCGTGCCCAGGCAGCAAAACGCAATATCAATGGGATCACGCACCTGCGCCAGCGCATCGGTCAGATTAGGATCATGAGGATTAAACACACCGGAGGTATCAGCAAGCGGGCGGCGCGTCGGCGCGGCGATGTAATTCACCTTGCGCTCCTGAATCAGCAGTCGTAGCAAATACCCGCCTACCAGCCCGGTTGCGCCTGTAATTAGCACCTGACTCATACGCTACTCCTGACGTAGCCAGTGGATTTTTTTACCAAATCCCAGTGTGTTATCTGTGAATTTTAGCTCATCAAGGCGGATTTCCCACACCGGCGCTTTAAACGCAAGCGCAACCGGGAAACGGCGAGTGTAGTGTTTACGCTGTACCTCGCTTTCTTCCCCGTCCAGACGGCGGATCTCCCCTTTGAACTGCACCCCGCGGATCTGCGCGACCGTTTTCGGCTGGCCGTTGACCGTACCCGCCACCTTCGCCTGTGGCCCCGTCATTTGTGCATGACGCGTTTTATCTTCGCTCAGGACATAAAAGGCCACGCGTACGGGATCGTAGTAGTAGAACGCGTTTGCACACCACATTTCACCTGCGTCATACACACACCAGGTAACAACATGCTGCTTCGCCAGCCAGCGGTTAATGGCGGCCAGTGTTTCCATTTTCGTTCTCTCTCATGCTATGGTGCGCTCACCTTAACATACTGAATCTGTATACCGTGTGCTGGTTTCTCTATCTTGTCCGAACCGCTGATAATGCCCTCTACACCGGAATAACCACCGATGTGGCGCGGCGTTTCCTGCAACATCAAACGGGGAAAGGGGCAAAAGCGCTGCGGGGGAAAGGGGAATTACAGCTCGCCTTTTCAGCGCCCGTGGGGGACAGATCGCTGGCGCTCAGAATGGAATACCGCATTAAGCAGTTGACGAAGCGCCAGAAAGAGCGCCTCGTCACCGGAGACGGCTCCTTTGAGGCGCTACGCGAGAGCCTGGTTAAAACCGATTGAAGTGGTCGTGGTACTCTACCAGGCCATTCACGCCGTTTAGCGCATCATCTGCCAGACGGTGTACCTGGAAGGCGGATTCAGTGCCCGGCCAGCGGCAACGCAGATCGTAATGCGCCGCCTGCTCGAAACCTAAACGGCTATAGAGTGCCGGTTCGCCCAGCGTCACCACGGCGGCGTAGCCAAACTCATTCAGCGAGTCCAGCCCTTCATAAACCAGCTGACGCGCCAGCCCCTGACCACGGTAGTTCTCATCGACCGCCAGCGGTGCCATTCCTACCCACTGTAGCTCTTCACCCTGAACTGTCACCGGGCTGAAGGCGACATAGCCAACCACCTGCCCTTCGTCATCGGTGGCAACCAGCCCCAGCGTAATCAGGCCGTCTTCGCGGAGATCGTGGACCAGTTGGGCTTCTGCATCGCTCGCAAAAGAACGGCGTAACAACGCATCGATACCCGGTGCATCAATCCCAATTTCAACTCGAATCAGCATGGCTCACCTACTGAAGTGTGTTTACTTTCCGGCGGGGTTTTCAGCCCGGCCTCAACGAAATCTGCCATTTGCATCAACATCACGTGCAGTGCTTTCGGCATCTGCTCCAGCTCAATGGCATCCATTAAATTTTTGACGTACAGACCGAGTTCCGTATCACCTTCAATCACCAGACGGCGCTGGAAGAAGAGCGTATCCGGATCCTGCTTACGCGCGGCGATCATCAACAGATCGCTGGCATTGGCGCTAAAGCTCACATCCGCTTCGGCGGACTCTCGTACGATCAGCTGGTTATTCTCAACCGAAGTAAACCAGCGCAGCCCGATATCACGGACTTCAATACTTAGCCAGCGGCCTTCCAGAAACTCCAGCTCGCCGTCCTGCAGCGCCTGGCGAAACTGCCAGCTCAGCACCTGCTCCAGCACCTGGCGTTTAAGCGCGAACGGTGCCAGTTTTACCGGCACGCTCAGCATTGATGGCCCAAATTGTACGAGACGTGAACGCAGTTTATCCAGCACGAGCTTTACTCCCTGATAGCAATAATCCGGTTATTTTGCCATATCCGGAGGACAACATAGCGGCGTAAATCAACAAACTGTCGTCCGGTGTACCTCATTATTGGTGTCATCAATACGCCATTAGCTGCCTTAAATCAAAAATTGTCGCGTATGGGTTAATTAAAATCCCAGCTCGTTAACAATTTTGCGATCGCAGTGATCGACTGACATCAGGATAAATTATGGAGCTGCTCTGCCCTGCCGGAAACCTTCCGGCGCTTAAGGCGGCCATCGAAAATGGGGCCGATGCGGTCTATATCGGGCTGAAAGACGATACTAACGCCCGCCATTTTGCTGGCCTCAACTTTACGGAGAAAAAGCTTCAGGAAGCCGTTAACTTCGTACACCAGCACCGCCGTAAGCTGCATATCGCCATCAACACGTTTGCCCATCCTGATGGCTACGCACGCTGGCAGCGCGCGGTGGACATGGCGGCGCAAT belongs to Enterobacter cloacae and includes:
- the lpoA gene encoding penicillin-binding protein activator LpoA, which translates into the protein MVPLTFLRKKATRSVPLLLAALIFAGCGTQAPDQTTAHMQGSAQADSGFYLQQMSQSSNDTKTNWQLLAIRALLKEGKTQQAAELFNQLPKDLNDTQRREQELQSAELKVALKDFAAAKKILGNIDVSTLDKNQQARFWQAGIAAEQGHPSLTLLRALVAQEPLLGGTDKQKNIDATWQTLASMTQEQAQALVINADENVLQGWLDLQQMWFNNRNDPKMLKAGITDWQTRYPQNPGAKMLPTQLVNVQNFKPASTSKIALLLPLNGQAAVFGRTIQQGFEAAKNGTPAVTGSAVPAQAAQAANVNEVVSPSTAETSDLTTAQTPAQGTMQNPVTAPATPAAAPAVTPAPAAQAPVATPAAPATSTAVAPQPQTTQPAPAPAPAPAPAPAPAPAPQQAAQPQSVATTSANPGTELKIYDTSSQPLDQVLAQVQQDGASIVVGPLLKNNVESLMKSNTTLNVLALNQPEQVQNRANICYFALSPEDEARDAARHIHEQGKQAPLLLIPRSSLGDRVATAFAGEWQKLGGGIVLQQKFGSTSELRAGVNGGTGIALNGSPVSASLPQQQGVTIGGLTIPAPPTDAQISGGGKVDAAYIVATPEEIAFIKPMIAMRNGSQSGATLYASSRSAQGTAGPDFRLEMEGLQYSEIPMLAGSNPALMQQALSTVHNDYSLARLYAMGVDAWALANHFTQMRQVPGFELNGNTGDLTATQDCVINRKLSWLKYQQGQIVPAS
- a CDS encoding UPF0102 protein → MAQIPAGANRPGQLSRKETGDAWELKARRWLEGKGLRFIAANVRGRGGEIDLIMKDGQIIVFVEVRYRQSSRFGGAAASVTLAKQHKLLQTAHLWLARHNGSFDTVDCRFDVIAFTGSEIEWLKNAFGEGA
- the diaA gene encoding DnaA initiator-associating protein DiaA; this translates as MLERIKVCFTESIQTQIAAAEALPDAISRAAMTLVQSLLNGNKILCCGNGTSAANAQHFAASMINRFETERPSLPAIALNTDNVVLTAIANDRLHDEIYAKQVRALGHAGDVLLAISTRGNSRDIVKAVEAAVTRDMTIVALTGYDGGELAGLLGPQDVEIRIPSHRSARIQEMHMLTVNCLCDLIDNTLFPHQDD
- a CDS encoding osmotically-inducible protein OsmY, with protein sequence MKALSTLAVLMSALLLQGCIAAAVVGTAAVGTKAATDPRSVGTQVDDGTLELRVNSALSKDEQIKKEARINVTAYQGKVLLAGQAPNMELASRAKQIAMGVEGTTEVFNEVRQGQPIGLGTASSDTWITTKVRSQLLGTDQVKSSNVKVTTENGEVFLLGLVTDREGKAAADIASRVSGVKHVTTAFTYIK
- a CDS encoding membrane protein, translated to MTGQSSSQAATPVQWWKPALFFLVVIVGLWYVKWQPYYGKAFTAADTHSIGKSILTQADSSPLQAAWDYAMVYFLAVWKAAVLGVILGSLIQVLIPRHWLVKTLGQPRFQGTLLGTIFALPGMMCSCCAAPVAAGMRRQRVSMGGALAFWMGNPLLNPATLVFMGFVLGWHFAVIRLVAGLLTVLVVATLVQNLVKDNEPEPAPVELEMGEPQGGFFARWGSALWQLFWSTIPVYILAVLVLGAARVWLFPHADGAIDNTLLWVVAMAVAGCLFVIPTAAEIPIVQTMMLAGMGTAPALALLITLPAISLPSLIMLRKSFPAKALWLTAGLVALSGVIVGCIALI
- a CDS encoding UPF0306 protein translates to METLAAINRWLAKQHVVTWCVYDAGEMWCANAFYYYDPVRVAFYVLSEDKTRHAQMTGPQAKVAGTVNGQPKTVAQIRGVQFKGEIRRLDGEESEVQRKHYTRRFPVALAFKAPVWEIRLDELKFTDNTLGFGKKIHWLRQE
- a CDS encoding UPF0213 protein, whose protein sequence is MLWCAHLNILNLYTVCWFLYLVRTADNALYTGITTDVARRFLQHQTGKGAKALRGKGELQLAFSAPVGDRSLALRMEYRIKQLTKRQKERLVTGDGSFEALRESLVKTD
- a CDS encoding N-acetyltransferase codes for the protein MLIRVEIGIDAPGIDALLRRSFASDAEAQLVHDLREDGLITLGLVATDDEGQVVGYVAFSPVTVQGEELQWVGMAPLAVDENYRGQGLARQLVYEGLDSLNEFGYAAVVTLGEPALYSRLGFEQAAHYDLRCRWPGTESAFQVHRLADDALNGVNGLVEYHDHFNRF
- a CDS encoding SCP2 domain-containing protein is translated as MLDKLRSRLVQFGPSMLSVPVKLAPFALKRQVLEQVLSWQFRQALQDGELEFLEGRWLSIEVRDIGLRWFTSVENNQLIVRESAEADVSFSANASDLLMIAARKQDPDTLFFQRRLVIEGDTELGLYVKNLMDAIELEQMPKALHVMLMQMADFVEAGLKTPPESKHTSVGEPC